One genomic region from bacterium encodes:
- a CDS encoding beta-lactamase family protein, with translation METVRPESVGLSSEQLAHVDRHLKENYVDPGKIPGCQVLVFRRGGLAHHSVLGKADLERGTAAAEDTIYRIYSMTKPITSVALMQLHEEARFSLSDPVHRYIPEFRDLRVYEQGVYPHYVTVPCERPMTIRDLLTHQSGLTYGFMARTNVDAGYRKAGIGDKKRSATLEEMTTDLAALPLEFSPGTAWNYSVSTDVCGRLVEVLSGQSLDAYFRERILDPLGMADTGFSVPDADLPRFAANYERRRNKTLRLVDDPLDSEYKEGVTLLSGGGGLVSTAADYLRFCRMLLGGGTLDGTRILGRKTLDLMTRNHLPEGRDLTETSIGSFAETPYEGTGFGLGFSVILDTVRGQNVGTPGEFAWGGAASTVFWVDPVEDLTVVFLTQLMPSRTFDFRGQLKSIVYGALLND, from the coding sequence ATGGAAACCGTGCGACCCGAGTCCGTCGGCCTGTCGAGCGAACAGCTCGCCCACGTCGACCGCCACCTGAAAGAGAACTACGTCGATCCCGGCAAGATTCCCGGCTGCCAGGTCCTGGTGTTCCGCCGCGGCGGACTCGCCCATCACAGCGTGCTCGGAAAGGCGGACCTCGAACGCGGAACCGCCGCCGCCGAGGACACGATCTACCGCATCTATTCCATGACGAAGCCGATCACCTCGGTGGCGCTCATGCAGCTCCACGAGGAGGCGCGCTTCTCGCTCTCGGATCCCGTCCATCGCTACATCCCCGAGTTCCGGGACCTGCGCGTCTACGAACAGGGTGTGTATCCGCACTACGTGACGGTGCCCTGCGAGCGGCCGATGACGATCCGGGACCTGCTCACCCACCAGTCGGGCCTGACCTACGGGTTCATGGCGCGGACGAACGTCGACGCCGGGTACCGCAAGGCAGGGATCGGGGACAAGAAGCGGAGCGCGACCCTCGAGGAAATGACGACCGACCTCGCCGCGCTGCCGCTCGAGTTCTCGCCGGGGACGGCCTGGAACTACTCCGTCTCGACCGACGTCTGCGGTCGTCTCGTCGAGGTCCTCTCGGGCCAGTCGCTGGACGCCTATTTTCGCGAGCGGATCCTCGACCCCCTCGGCATGGCAGACACCGGCTTCAGCGTGCCCGATGCGGACCTCCCGCGCTTCGCCGCGAACTACGAGCGGCGGCGGAACAAGACGCTTCGCCTCGTCGACGACCCGCTCGACAGCGAGTACAAGGAAGGCGTGACGCTCCTGTCGGGCGGCGGCGGCCTCGTCTCGACCGCGGCGGACTACCTCCGTTTCTGCCGCATGCTGCTCGGGGGTGGGACGCTCGACGGAACGCGCATCCTCGGCCGGAAGACCCTCGATCTGATGACCCGCAATCATCTTCCGGAGGGACGTGACCTGACCGAAACGAGCATCGGCTCCTTCGCCGAGACGCCCTACGAGGGGACGGGCTTCGGCCTCGGTTTCTCGGTCATCCTCGATACCGTGCGGGGGCAGAACGTGGGCACGCCCGGCGAGTTCGCCTGGGGCGGCGCGGCCAGCACGGTCTTCTGGGTGGACCCCGTGGAAGACCTCACGGTCGTGTTCCTGACCCAGCTCATGCCTTCCCGGACCTTCGATTTCCGCGGGCAGCTCAAGTCGATCGTCTACGGCGCCCTGCTGAACGACTGA
- a CDS encoding acyl-CoA dehydrogenase family protein, giving the protein MAVILSEEQLMLRESAQTFLADQSPVTRMRELRDAFDEKGYTPEIWRQMADLGWLGILLDEDHGGSGMGVADLGVVLWECGRVLAPEPLLSTLLLGANAVRLSGNEPLQKDVLPAVAEGDRIVAFALEETGRFDPYGVATKVEGGAISGTKLHVLDAHVADQIVVVARTAGAVGDRDGLALYLVDASASGVTITRNNRVDGRNVAQVEFDGVEVGADRLLGNADLLDRVIDQATVGLAAEMLGTAEEAFERTLQYLKDREQFGEKIGTFQALRHRAAEMFSELEFARSIVRDALSAVDEGREDAAQCVSAAKAQASKAGRLIGAEAIQMHGGIGMTDEEEIGLFFKRLKAAELSLGDETYHQRRFATLQGY; this is encoded by the coding sequence ATGGCCGTCATCCTCAGCGAAGAGCAGCTGATGCTGCGCGAGAGCGCGCAGACCTTCCTCGCAGACCAATCCCCCGTCACCCGGATGCGCGAGCTCCGCGATGCTTTCGACGAGAAGGGCTACACGCCCGAGATCTGGCGTCAGATGGCCGACCTCGGCTGGCTGGGCATCCTGCTCGACGAAGACCACGGCGGGAGCGGGATGGGCGTCGCCGACCTCGGCGTCGTGCTGTGGGAATGCGGCAGGGTGCTCGCCCCCGAGCCGCTTCTCTCGACGTTGCTGCTCGGCGCCAACGCCGTCCGACTGAGCGGCAACGAGCCGCTCCAGAAGGACGTGTTGCCGGCGGTCGCGGAAGGGGACCGGATCGTCGCCTTCGCCCTCGAGGAGACGGGCCGCTTCGATCCCTACGGTGTGGCGACGAAGGTCGAGGGCGGCGCGATCAGCGGCACGAAGCTTCACGTGCTCGATGCCCACGTGGCCGACCAGATCGTCGTCGTCGCGCGGACGGCCGGTGCGGTCGGCGATCGGGACGGTCTCGCGCTCTATCTCGTCGACGCGAGCGCCTCGGGCGTGACGATCACGCGCAACAACCGCGTGGACGGACGGAACGTCGCGCAGGTGGAGTTCGACGGCGTCGAGGTCGGGGCGGATCGCCTGCTCGGCAACGCAGACCTCCTCGATCGGGTGATCGACCAGGCGACGGTCGGTCTGGCTGCGGAGATGCTGGGGACGGCGGAAGAAGCCTTCGAGCGGACGCTGCAGTACCTGAAGGACCGCGAGCAGTTCGGCGAGAAGATCGGGACGTTCCAGGCGCTCCGACACCGCGCCGCCGAGATGTTCTCCGAGCTCGAGTTCGCTCGCTCGATCGTGCGCGACGCCCTCTCGGCCGTCGACGAGGGACGCGAGGACGCGGCCCAGTGCGTGAGCGCGGCGAAGGCCCAGGCCAGCAAGGCCGGTCGACTGATCGGCGCCGAAGCGATCCAGATGCACGGTGGGATCGGCATGACCGACGAAGAGGAGATCGGTCTCTTCTTCAAGCGACTCAAGGCCGCCGAGCTCAGCCTCGGTGACGAGACCTATCACCAGCGCCGCTTCGCGACGCTGCAGGGCTACTAG
- a CDS encoding acyl-CoA dehydrogenase family protein produces the protein MADLEAFKEEVRAIIAEHLPEELRVGNRPDLPKEPLGKWISVMADHGWITPDWPKEYGGGGLDRKHTAALKAELKKVRAPVVSSFGVSMLGPTLLEYGTEEQKQEFLPKISKHTMRWCQGFSEPGSGSDLASLQCRAEKEGDEYVITGQKIWTTGADRADWIFCLVRTDFDAPKHEGISFILFPMHQDGVEVAPLTLIDGSAHFSQVFFDNARAKAEHVVGPLNGGWTVAKRLLQHERSTDGSSDGGIGGAAKETISDFVKREVGLEGGVLADSTLRERLAAHEIDKRALGLTMRRAAEEARAGQKGRDIGSLGKFRWANMVKNEQDIAVDAAGTQSLGWDGPGYESAQLERTKKWLITRADSIWGGTNEIQLNVIAKRVLGLPE, from the coding sequence ATGGCAGACCTCGAAGCGTTCAAGGAAGAAGTCCGCGCGATCATCGCAGAGCACCTCCCCGAGGAGCTCCGCGTCGGCAATCGCCCCGACCTCCCCAAGGAGCCCCTCGGCAAGTGGATCAGCGTGATGGCCGACCACGGCTGGATCACGCCGGATTGGCCGAAGGAGTACGGCGGTGGCGGCCTCGATCGCAAGCACACCGCGGCGCTCAAGGCGGAGCTCAAGAAGGTGCGCGCGCCGGTCGTCAGCAGCTTCGGCGTGTCGATGCTCGGTCCGACGCTGCTCGAGTACGGGACCGAGGAACAGAAGCAGGAGTTCCTGCCGAAGATCTCGAAGCACACGATGCGATGGTGTCAGGGCTTCAGCGAGCCCGGCTCGGGCTCCGACCTCGCGAGCCTGCAGTGCCGCGCGGAGAAGGAAGGCGACGAGTACGTCATCACGGGTCAGAAGATCTGGACGACCGGCGCCGATCGCGCCGATTGGATCTTCTGCCTCGTCCGGACCGATTTCGACGCGCCGAAGCACGAGGGCATCAGCTTCATCCTCTTCCCGATGCACCAGGACGGCGTCGAGGTGGCGCCGCTCACGCTGATCGACGGCTCCGCGCACTTCTCGCAGGTCTTCTTCGACAACGCCCGGGCCAAGGCGGAGCACGTCGTGGGTCCGCTGAACGGCGGATGGACGGTGGCCAAGCGCCTCCTCCAGCACGAGCGGAGCACGGACGGCTCGAGCGACGGCGGGATCGGTGGCGCCGCCAAGGAGACGATCAGCGACTTCGTGAAGCGTGAGGTCGGGCTCGAAGGCGGGGTCCTGGCGGACTCCACCCTTCGCGAGCGCCTCGCCGCGCACGAGATCGACAAGCGCGCGCTCGGACTGACGATGCGCCGCGCCGCGGAAGAGGCGCGCGCCGGTCAGAAGGGACGCGACATCGGATCCCTGGGCAAGTTCCGCTGGGCCAACATGGTCAAGAACGAGCAGGACATCGCGGTCGATGCAGCCGGGACCCAGAGCCTCGGATGGGATGGACCGGGGTACGAGTCCGCCCAGCTCGAGCGAACGAAGAAGTGGCTGATCACGCGGGCCGACTCGATCTGGGGCGGAACGAACGAGATCCAGCTCAACGTGATCGCCAAGCGCGTCCTCGGCCTCCCCGAGTAG